In Alphaproteobacteria bacterium, the genomic window GATGAAGAAAGACATGGGCGGGGCCGCCGTCATGCTTGGGCTGGCCGGCATGATCATGGAGGCCGGGCTTGATCTCCGCTTGCGTCTGCTGATCCCGGCCGTCGACAATTCCGTCTCGGCCCAAAGCCTGCGCCCCGGCGACGTGCTGCAAAGCCGCAAAGGCCTCAGCGTCGAGATCGGCAACACCGACGCCGAGGGCCGCCTGGTACTGGCCGACGCCATCACCGAGGCCGACGCCGAGGCGCCCGAGCTGCTGCTCGATGCCGCCACCCTGACCGGCGCCGCCCGCACGGCATTGGGCCCCGAGATCGCCGCGCTTTATTGCGACGACGACGAATTGGCCGCCGATCTGGCGCGCCAGGCCGAGGCCCAAGCCGATCCCCTGTGGCGGCTGCCGCTATGGGCGCCCTACGGCCGCCTCATCGAGAGCCGCATCGCCGACCTCAACAACGCCGGCGAAGAGCGCATGGCGGGATCGATCACGGCGGCGCTCTTCCTCAAGCGCTTCGTCAGCCAGGCCCGGGCCTGGGCGCATCTGGATCTCTACGCCTGGAACAAGCGGGCCCGCCCGGGCCGGCCGGTGGGCGGCGAGGCCCAGACCATGCGGACGCTGTTTGCCGTGATCGCCCAGCGCTATTCGTTGGCTTAGGGACACCCGAGGCGCTATATTCGATACGAAGTCGTAACGAAACCTTGGGGAAATCGACGGAAGCCGTGGCCATCCTCGATGCACAACAGGCGCTCAAGCTCTGGCACAGCCCGTTGCTGGCCGGCGTGCAGAGCGACCAGCCCGACCTCTCGGTCCGTCAGATGGCGGTCTTATTGTCCGTCTATCTCGAGCCGCCACCCCACTCGGTGCGCCACTTGGCGGCCTCGCTGGCGATCTCCAAGCCGGCCGTGACGCGGGCGTTGGACCGCCTGGAGAGCCATGAGTTCGTGCGCCGGGCGACCGACGATCGCGACCGGCGCAGCATCATCGTGTTGCGCACCATCAAGGGTTCGGTCTACCTACGCGAGCTGGCCGACCACATCGTGCGGGCCTTCGACGAGATCGCCGGCGGGGGCAGCGAGGAATAGCTCAGCCGCCGGGCCGGCCTTTGGTGGTGGAATATTCGAAATGCAGTGCCTGGTCGGGGTGGACCAGCGGGTAGATGGCGTGGGCCGCCGTGGCCGCCTCGGCAAAGCCCGTCAGGATAAGCTTGAGCTTGCCCGGGTAGGCGGCCACGTCGCCGATGGCGAAGATACCTGGCCGGCTGCTCTGGCAGCTTGCCGGGTCGACGGTGATCTGGCCCTTGGCCAGCTCCAGCCCCCAGCCGGCGATCGGGCCCAGCGAGGTGGCCAGGCCGTAGAAGGGCAGCAGCACGTCAGCCTCAAGCAACCTTTCCTCGCCGTCCAGCGTCGCCACGCGCACGCCGCAAAGCTTGCCCTCGCCCTCCAGGCCGGCCAATTGATAGGGCACCACCAGCTCGATCTCGCCGGCCTGGGCCAATTGCTCGAGCCGGCGGGCACTTTCCGGGGCGGCGCGGAACTTGGGCCGGCGGTGCACCAGCGCCACGCTGGCCGCCAGCGGCGCCAGCGAAAGCGCCCAGTCGACGGCCGAATCGCCGCCGCCCGCGATGACCACGTGCTTCCCGCGAAAATCCTCGCGCCGGGTCACCAGGTAGTGCACGCCACCGCCGTTCTCGTAGTCCTCGATCCCCTCCAAGGGCGGCCGGTTGGGCCCGAAGGCGCCGGCCCCGGCGGCGATGATGACGGCCCGGGCGGTGAAGTTCTGGTCGCCGGCCGTGAGTTCGAAGCCGCCCTCGATTTCCGCCAAGCCCTCGACGGTGCGGCCGAGATGGAAGACGGGATCGAAGGGCGCGATCTGAACCCCAAGCTTGTCGATGAGCTCGAGCGCGGCGATCTCGGGATAGCCCGGAATGTCGTAGATGGGCTTTTCCGGATAGAGCGCCGAACACTGGCCGCCGACCTCGGCCAGGGCATCGAAGACCTGGCAGCGCATCTCCAGCAAGCCGGCCTGGAAGACGGCAAACAGGCCGGCCGGGCCGGCACCGACGATGGCAATATCCGTGGCGAAGTCGCCGCCCAATTCCGGGTTCTGGTTCATGGCCGCCACTTTAGCATGGCTCCGGCGGCGGGCGCGGGCTACAAACCGGCATGGCCGAAATCAGCCGCTTCGCGCTACCCGATCAAGCCGCCGGCGAGCACCTGGCGGAGCGCCTGGCGGCGCTGGTGCGGCCGGGCGACGTGATCGGCCTGGCCGGCCAGTTGGGGGCCGGCAAGACAACGCTGGCCCGGGCCTTCATCCGGGCCCGGGCCCGCACAGCGGGCCTTGAGTTGGGCGAGGTACCGAGCCCCACCTTCAGCCTGGTGCAGATTTATGAGCTGCCCGATCTGGACGTCTGGCACGTCGACCTCTACCGCCTCGAGGGGCCCGACGAGGTCCATGAACTCGGCCTCGAGGATGCCGCCGACGATGTCACCCTGATCGAGTGGCCCGAGCGTTTGGGCGCCGGCCCGGCCGACATGCTGGTGCTGCGGCTGGAGCCCGGCGCCGGCGAGAACGAACGCACGGCGTCCTTCGAGGGCAACGGCGACTGGGCCCAACGCCTGGCCGGGCTGGGACGCGCCCAGGCGGCCGGGGAATTTCTCGAATCCGCCGGCTGGGGCCAGGCCCGGCGCTCGCCGCTGGCCGGCGACGCCTCGTTCCGGCATTACGAACGCCTGCACCTGGGAGAAGACCGGGCCGTGCTGATGGATGCGCCGCCGCCCCAGGAAGACGTCCGCCCCTTCGTCGCCATCGCCCGCCACCTGGGCGGCCTGGGTTTTTCGGCACCGGCCGTCGAGGCCGTCGATGCCGACCGGGGCTTCGTGCTGCTGGAGGATCTGGGGGATGATCTTTTCACCCGCCTGCTGGCGAAAGGAGCCGACGAGGAAGAACTATACAGGGCCGCCGTCGACCTGCTGGTCGAGCTGCAGCGCCAGCCCCTGCCCCAGGTGCCGCCCTACGACGACGCGGCGCTGTGGCAAGAGGCGGGGCTGTTTCTCGAATGGTAC contains:
- a CDS encoding MarR family winged helix-turn-helix transcriptional regulator, which codes for MGKSTEAVAILDAQQALKLWHSPLLAGVQSDQPDLSVRQMAVLLSVYLEPPPHSVRHLAASLAISKPAVTRALDRLESHEFVRRATDDRDRRSIIVLRTIKGSVYLRELADHIVRAFDEIAGGGSEE
- a CDS encoding NAD(P)/FAD-dependent oxidoreductase gives rise to the protein MNQNPELGGDFATDIAIVGAGPAGLFAVFQAGLLEMRCQVFDALAEVGGQCSALYPEKPIYDIPGYPEIAALELIDKLGVQIAPFDPVFHLGRTVEGLAEIEGGFELTAGDQNFTARAVIIAAGAGAFGPNRPPLEGIEDYENGGGVHYLVTRREDFRGKHVVIAGGGDSAVDWALSLAPLAASVALVHRRPKFRAAPESARRLEQLAQAGEIELVVPYQLAGLEGEGKLCGVRVATLDGEERLLEADVLLPFYGLATSLGPIAGWGLELAKGQITVDPASCQSSRPGIFAIGDVAAYPGKLKLILTGFAEAATAAHAIYPLVHPDQALHFEYSTTKGRPGG
- the tsaE gene encoding tRNA (adenosine(37)-N6)-threonylcarbamoyltransferase complex ATPase subunit type 1 TsaE — its product is MAEISRFALPDQAAGEHLAERLAALVRPGDVIGLAGQLGAGKTTLARAFIRARARTAGLELGEVPSPTFSLVQIYELPDLDVWHVDLYRLEGPDEVHELGLEDAADDVTLIEWPERLGAGPADMLVLRLEPGAGENERTASFEGNGDWAQRLAGLGRAQAAGEFLESAGWGQARRSPLAGDASFRHYERLHLGEDRAVLMDAPPPQEDVRPFVAIARHLGGLGFSAPAVEAVDADRGFVLLEDLGDDLFTRLLAKGADEEELYRAAVDLLVELQRQPLPQVPPYDDAALWQEAGLFLEWYLPAVEAKPSPAAVREYEALWRELFALAHIGEPVLVLRDYHADNLLWLSERTGRNGLARVGLLDFQDALAGSPAYDLVSLLEDARRDVPEALAEAMIRRYLAATGFEPEAFRAAYAVLGAHRNARIIGVFTRLYVRDGKAAYLDLIPRVWGLLQRDLEHPALSALKAWFASHLPALDGQAPAAP